A single region of the Ziziphus jujuba cultivar Dongzao chromosome 10, ASM3175591v1 genome encodes:
- the LOC107410437 gene encoding uncharacterized protein LOC107410437: MDEDRENQIEDHKQQQLKLKIIKSSDWNIGDDERKPAVIKTEIDDDNEENQIDQVHHHHHEISTTPPPLPRICEYCGKGFSSGKALGGHKRYHIQEARKYGLIIPRKTMKLKLKKHKVLYDDVHHGTSSPSPSSAKINSNSQQEEKEKSTCCLCQKEFPSKKSLFGHMRSHRDRDWRGIQPPPMMMSSDRSRSSSCSPPMAAAVATEMKQQQLDHDDVEDEAEDYYNQIENTSLEFTESRTFEPVEVLRTWCKTDKRGRKSIGDQVAAERLVSLSLGEQEQGEEQQQSLMMMKKIGSKISGYDSDDSYWLREDQELELDHHVDKQQHQHQQQWSVNVNVKKNVDYGSYQGRQHQPNDYDAVSNKRKMTTAKKDKFSYSEKRPRKSGGGVLEVNSLDGGGGGGVRKKPKTSFKCSSCGKSFPTFQALGGHRSSHNKDKHTNHPHTLAEDSAEVGIDGRAGAGNNKVQVKVDNVTSKSMYNEKIGNGGKSSSSQVDDQDQAALMTSEASQSSHTGPRKVLDFDLNETYVMEDDEEEGAN, encoded by the coding sequence atggatgaagATCGGGAAAACCAGATTGAAGATCACAAACAACAGCAGCTGAAGCTGAAGATCATCAAGAGCTCTGATTGGAATATTGGTGATGATGAACGAAAACCAGCAGTGATCAAAACCGAAATCGATGATGATAATGAAGAAAATCAGATCGACCAagtacatcatcatcatcatgaaaTTAGCACCACCCCTCCTCCTCTTCCTCGAATCTGTGAGTACTGTGGCAAAGGATTCAGCTCCGGCAAAGCTTTGGGAGGTCACAAAAGGTATCATATTCAAGAAGCTCGTAAATATGGACTTATCATTCCGAGAAAGACCATGAAGTTAAAACTCAAGAAACACAAAGTCCTCTATGATGATGTCCATCATGGCACCTCATCGCCATCACCATCATCAGCTAAAATCAACAGCAACAGCCAAcaagaagagaaagagaaatccaCATGCTGTCTTTGTCAGAAGGAGTTCCCCTCGAAGAAGTCGCTGTTCGGGCACATGAGATCTCACCGGGACCGAGATTGGAGAGGGATTCAACCACCTCCGATGATGATGTCCTCCGATAGAAGCAGAAGCAGTTCTTGTTCTCCTCCAATGGCGGCCGCGGTGGCAACAGAGATGAAGCAGCAGCAGCTTGATCATGATGATGTCGAAGACGAAGCTGAAGATTATTATAATCAGATTGAGAATACCAGTTTGGAGTTCACTGAATCTAGGACTTTTGAGCCAGTGGAGGTTTTGCGGACCTGGTGCAAAACCGACAAAAGAGGCAGGAAAAGCATTGGGGATCAAGTTGCTGCTGAGAGGCTTGTGTCTTTATCTCTCGGAGAACAAGAGCAAGGGGAAGAGCAACAACAAagtttgatgatgatgaagaaaattGGATCCAAAATCAGTGGTTATGATTCTGACGATTCATATTGGCTGAGAGAAGACCAGGAGCTGGAGCTGGATCATCACGTGGATAAACAACAACATCAACATCAACAACAATGGAGTGTGAATGTGAATGTGAAGAAGAATGTCGATTATGGGTCCTATCAAGGTAGACAGCACCAGCCTAATGATTATGATGCCGTCAGCAATAAAAGGAAAATGACAACAGCCAAGAAAGACAAATTTTCTTATTCCGAGAAAAGGCCAAGAAAAAGTGGGGGAGGAGTATTGGAGGTCAACAGTTtggatggtggtggtggtggtggtgtcaGAAAAAAGCCAAAGACTTCTTTCAAGTGTAGTAGCTGTGGAAAATCTTTTCCAACTTTTCAGGCTTTGGGTGGGCATAGATCCAGCCATAACAAAGACAAGCACACAAATCATCCACACACATTGGCTGAGGATTCCGCCGAAGTCGGAATCGATGGCCGTGCCGGTGCCGGAAATAATAAAGTCCAAGTCAAAGTTGATAATGTGACAAGTAAAAGTATGTACAATGAGAAAATCGGTAATGGTGGTAAATCTTCATCATCACAAGTTGATGATCAAGATCAAGCTGCATTGATGACTTCCGAAGCTTCACAAAGCAGTCATACTGGTCCTAGAAAAGTGTTGGATTTTGATCTTAATGAGACTTATGTTATGGAAGACGATGAAGAAGAAGGAGCTAATTGA